A stretch of Microbacterium sp. 4R-513 DNA encodes these proteins:
- a CDS encoding histidine phosphatase family protein: protein MAVTDLWLVRHGESVANIAATRAEREGLERIPIDIRDADVPLSPTGREQAQALSTWWAANRDAVDVCWVSPYRRARETLAIARGDDDDHAAAIVDERLRDRELGILDLLTRRGVEHLHPEEADRRRHLGKFYHRPPGGESWADVALRLRSFLRDELPRCEGGGLIVAHDAVVMILLYLLLPLEEAELLDFAASHTVLNASVTQLTRDDESGGWRLAEFAGVGHLQVEGAPVTVHPGNPDVEPE, encoded by the coding sequence ATGGCGGTGACGGACCTGTGGCTCGTGCGGCACGGAGAGAGCGTCGCGAACATCGCGGCGACTCGCGCTGAGCGCGAGGGGCTCGAGCGGATCCCCATCGACATCCGCGACGCCGACGTGCCCCTGTCGCCGACGGGGCGCGAGCAGGCGCAGGCCTTAAGCACGTGGTGGGCGGCGAACCGGGATGCGGTCGACGTCTGCTGGGTGTCGCCGTATCGCCGGGCCCGCGAGACCCTCGCGATCGCCCGCGGCGACGATGACGACCATGCAGCGGCGATCGTGGACGAACGCCTGCGCGACCGTGAGCTCGGCATCCTGGACCTGCTCACCCGGCGGGGCGTCGAGCACCTGCATCCCGAAGAGGCGGACCGCCGCCGCCACCTCGGCAAGTTCTACCACCGGCCGCCCGGCGGCGAGTCGTGGGCGGATGTCGCGCTGCGCCTGCGCTCGTTCCTGCGCGACGAGCTGCCCCGGTGCGAGGGCGGCGGCCTGATCGTGGCGCACGACGCCGTCGTGATGATCCTGCTCTACCTGCTCCTGCCGCTCGAAGAGGCCGAGCTGCTCGACTTCGCGGCCTCCCACACGGTGCTCAACGCATCGGTCACCCAGCTCACCCGCGACGACGAGAGCGGGGGCTGGCGGCTCGCCGAGTTCGCGGGCGTCGGCCATCTGCAGGTCGAGGGCGCTCCGGTGACCGTCCACCCGGGGAACCCGGATGTCGAACCCGAGTGA
- a CDS encoding ADP/ATP-dependent (S)-NAD(P)H-hydrate dehydratase, with protein sequence MSNPSEITVTPELLRAWGLPDPGDSKKSRGHVVVVGGSRRSPGAVFLAGEAALRVGAGRLAVVVPASVDAQLSVVMPEAAVHSLPEDADEPLGDGPRRTIESAEAVLVGPGFDDPDETRATLLAVSRLEVRCLVLDAYALGILPRVDRTALPRDLVLNPNHEEAAILLDRDPDDGEVDLVEIARRYDAVVNCYGHVVAPTGEAWDVPGGGPGLGTSGSGDVLAGAITGFAARGIAPAQAAVWGAWAHARAGDLLTEDVGIGFLARDIPLQLTRALRDLMRAEA encoded by the coding sequence ATGTCGAACCCGAGTGAGATCACCGTCACGCCGGAGCTTCTCCGCGCGTGGGGGCTTCCCGATCCCGGCGACTCGAAGAAGTCCCGGGGCCACGTCGTCGTCGTCGGGGGCTCGCGGCGCTCGCCCGGAGCGGTGTTCCTGGCCGGCGAGGCGGCGCTCCGCGTCGGCGCGGGGCGGCTGGCCGTGGTCGTGCCCGCATCGGTCGATGCACAGCTCAGCGTCGTGATGCCGGAGGCCGCCGTCCACTCCCTCCCCGAGGACGCGGACGAGCCCCTCGGCGACGGACCGCGGCGCACGATCGAGTCCGCCGAGGCGGTCCTCGTCGGACCCGGGTTCGACGACCCGGACGAGACACGGGCGACCCTCCTCGCCGTGTCCCGGCTCGAGGTGCGCTGTCTCGTGCTGGACGCCTATGCCCTCGGCATCCTCCCCCGCGTCGACCGCACCGCGCTGCCGCGCGACCTCGTCCTCAATCCGAATCACGAGGAGGCGGCGATCCTCCTCGACCGCGACCCCGACGACGGCGAGGTCGATCTCGTCGAGATCGCCCGCCGGTACGACGCCGTCGTCAACTGCTACGGCCACGTCGTCGCGCCGACCGGCGAAGCGTGGGATGTTCCCGGGGGAGGGCCGGGCCTCGGCACCTCCGGCAGCGGGGATGTGCTGGCGGGTGCGATCACCGGTTTCGCCGCCCGCGGCATCGCGCCCGCACAGGCGGCCGTGTGGGGAGCCTGGGCGCACGCTCGGGCGGGCGATCTGCTCACCGAAGACGTGGGCATCGGGTTCCTCGCGCGCGACATCCCCTTGCAGCTGACTCGCGCCCTCCGCGACCTCATGCGAGCGGAGGCCTGA
- a CDS encoding alpha/beta hydrolase yields the protein MTTSQTRLDIGRLAFRVLASPGPSGSERPPFVLVHGIGMSHRYLSKLHDLLAAEGPVYSIDLPGFGGLPKPGHDVDVFQMATALGEVIASLDVVPVVLVGQSMGCQWVVEAGAQRPDLVSHVVAIGPVVDESHRTAVAQTVALAIDSLGEPPNVNALVLTDYIRCGVPWYLAQLRHMLAYPIEDRVTALTMPLLLVRGGRDPIAGQEWCRRLRDRASSARLVVIPGHFHNAQQSAPRAMASAIEAHTLEVSARS from the coding sequence GTGACGACCTCGCAGACGCGCCTGGACATCGGCCGCCTCGCCTTCCGGGTGCTGGCGAGCCCGGGACCGTCCGGCAGCGAGCGGCCGCCCTTCGTGCTGGTCCACGGGATCGGGATGTCGCACCGCTACCTCTCGAAGCTGCACGACCTGCTCGCCGCCGAGGGCCCGGTGTACTCGATCGATCTCCCCGGGTTCGGCGGCCTGCCCAAGCCCGGCCACGACGTCGACGTCTTCCAGATGGCGACGGCTCTGGGCGAGGTCATCGCCTCGCTCGACGTCGTGCCGGTCGTGCTGGTCGGGCAGTCCATGGGCTGCCAGTGGGTCGTTGAGGCGGGTGCCCAGAGACCGGACCTCGTGTCCCACGTCGTGGCGATCGGGCCCGTCGTCGACGAGTCGCACCGCACGGCCGTCGCGCAGACCGTGGCACTCGCGATCGACTCGCTCGGTGAGCCGCCCAACGTCAATGCGCTCGTCCTCACCGACTACATCCGCTGCGGCGTGCCGTGGTACCTCGCGCAACTGCGGCACATGCTGGCCTATCCGATCGAGGACCGCGTCACCGCCCTGACGATGCCGCTCCTGCTCGTGCGGGGTGGCAGGGATCCCATCGCCGGCCAGGAGTGGTGCCGCCGGCTGCGCGACCGCGCGAGCAGCGCGCGGCTCGTCGTGATCCCGGGGCACTTCCACAATGCGCAGCAGTCGGCACCCCGCGCGATGGCGTCCGCGATCGAGGCGCACACGCTCGAGGTCAGCGCGCGATCCTGA
- a CDS encoding VWA domain-containing protein yields the protein MVRSFHRSPAHTSRYGRYAGGDPLAPPVAVQAALEAIGQDVMSGTSAERAMREYLRRGERDREGLDDLARRVRERRAELLRRHRLDGTLEEIRKLLDHAVLEERKHLVRDVDLDDDARAFAEMRLENLPPSTAAAVNDLADYDWQSPAARADYDRIRELLGRELLDQRFAGMKNALENATDADRQAIRDMLNDLNDLLEKRRLGEDTQEDFDEFMRKHGDQFPENPQNLDELMDALAERSAAAQRMLNSMTPEQRDELLNLAAQAFGSPDLVQSLSRLDDNLRSLRPGEDWTGSASFSGDEPTGLGEATGVMQDLSDLDSLTDQLGQMYPGARMDDIDLDALERLIGEDAAVSARTLRDLEQELKDTGMLQRASDGALRLTPRAMRQLGRALLRDIATRQSGRLGRRETRNAGAAGDRTGATREWAFGDTEPWDIPRTVSNAVLRTVADGGDASAGVRLETSDVEVVETEERTQAAVALLVDTSFSMAMDGRWVPMKRTALALHHLISTRFRGDSLQLIAFARYAEVMDIEQLTAKDAVWDKGTNLHHALLLAQRHFRRNPVAQPVLLVVTDGEPTSHLEADGHVVFAYPPDPRTVAATVRELDTVQRLGAQTTFFRLGDDPGLARFIDALARRAGGQVVAPELDDLGRAVVDSYLGSRHTGRGTPEDFGDILRGRSWW from the coding sequence ATGGTCCGGAGCTTCCACCGCTCGCCCGCCCACACGTCGCGGTACGGCCGCTACGCGGGGGGCGATCCGCTCGCGCCGCCGGTGGCGGTGCAGGCGGCGCTGGAGGCCATCGGGCAGGACGTCATGTCGGGCACGTCGGCCGAGCGGGCGATGCGGGAGTATCTGCGGCGCGGCGAGCGCGACCGGGAAGGACTCGACGACCTCGCCCGGCGCGTGCGCGAGCGTCGCGCGGAGCTGCTCCGGCGGCACCGGCTCGACGGAACGCTGGAGGAGATCCGAAAGCTGCTCGATCACGCTGTGCTCGAGGAGCGCAAGCATCTCGTGCGTGACGTCGACCTCGACGACGACGCCCGCGCGTTCGCCGAGATGCGCCTCGAGAACCTGCCGCCGAGCACGGCGGCGGCTGTCAACGACCTCGCCGACTACGACTGGCAGAGTCCCGCGGCGCGCGCCGACTACGACCGCATCCGCGAGCTGCTCGGCCGTGAGCTGCTCGATCAGCGGTTCGCGGGCATGAAGAACGCCCTCGAGAATGCGACGGATGCCGATCGCCAGGCCATCCGCGACATGCTCAACGACCTCAACGACCTGCTCGAGAAGCGCCGCCTCGGCGAGGACACGCAGGAGGACTTCGACGAGTTCATGCGCAAGCACGGGGATCAGTTCCCCGAGAACCCGCAGAACCTCGACGAGCTGATGGACGCCCTGGCGGAGCGCTCAGCGGCGGCGCAGCGCATGCTCAACTCGATGACCCCCGAGCAGCGCGACGAGCTCCTGAACCTGGCCGCGCAGGCCTTCGGCTCGCCGGACCTCGTGCAGTCCCTCTCGCGGCTCGACGACAACCTGCGCTCGCTCCGGCCCGGCGAGGACTGGACGGGCTCGGCATCCTTCTCGGGAGACGAGCCGACCGGCCTGGGCGAGGCGACCGGCGTCATGCAGGATCTCTCCGACCTCGACTCGCTCACCGATCAGCTCGGCCAGATGTACCCGGGCGCCCGCATGGACGACATCGACCTCGACGCCCTCGAACGTCTCATCGGCGAGGATGCCGCCGTCAGCGCGCGGACGCTCCGGGACCTCGAGCAGGAGCTGAAGGACACCGGGATGCTGCAGCGAGCCTCCGACGGAGCGCTGCGGCTGACCCCGCGGGCCATGCGGCAGCTCGGGCGGGCGCTCCTCCGCGACATTGCGACGCGGCAGTCCGGTCGGCTCGGGCGCCGCGAGACCCGCAACGCCGGAGCGGCCGGCGATCGCACCGGTGCGACGCGGGAATGGGCTTTCGGCGACACGGAGCCGTGGGACATCCCGCGCACAGTCTCCAACGCCGTGCTCCGCACGGTGGCCGACGGCGGCGACGCCTCTGCCGGCGTGCGTCTCGAGACGAGCGACGTCGAGGTCGTCGAGACCGAGGAGCGCACCCAGGCCGCCGTGGCGCTCCTCGTCGACACGTCGTTCTCGATGGCGATGGACGGCCGCTGGGTGCCGATGAAGCGGACGGCGCTCGCGCTCCACCACCTGATCTCGACCCGGTTCCGCGGAGACAGCCTGCAGCTGATCGCCTTCGCCCGCTACGCCGAGGTGATGGACATCGAGCAGCTCACCGCGAAGGACGCCGTGTGGGACAAGGGCACGAATCTCCACCACGCCCTGCTGCTCGCGCAGCGGCACTTTCGCCGCAACCCGGTCGCCCAGCCGGTGCTGCTGGTCGTCACCGACGGCGAGCCGACGTCGCACCTCGAAGCGGACGGGCATGTCGTCTTCGCCTACCCGCCCGACCCGCGCACGGTCGCCGCGACGGTGCGCGAGCTCGACACCGTGCAGCGGCTGGGTGCCCAGACGACGTTCTTCCGGCTCGGAGACGACCCGGGGCTCGCCCGCTTCATCGACGCCCTCGCGCGCCGCGCCGGCGGGCAGGTAGTCGCCCCGGAACTCGACGACCTGGGCCGCGCCGTCGTGGACAGCTACCTCGGTTCGCGCCACACGGGCCGCGGCACGCCGGAGGACTTCGGAGACATTCTCCGCGGCCGCTCGTGGTGGTGA
- a CDS encoding sigma 54-interacting transcriptional regulator, protein MTPSPSAITTTGQLRASGHTFRPLRIELRENLLAALAEDRDPWPGIHGFDTTVIPQLERAILAGHDVVLLGERGQGKTRLLRSLVGLLDEWSPVIEGSELGEHPFHPITPASVRRASELGDDLPVTWRHRSQRYAEKLATPDTSVADLIGDVDPIKVAEGRSLGDPETIHFGLVPRSHRGIVAINELPDLAERIQVSLLNVMEERDIQIRGYLLRLDLDVLVVATANPEDYTNRGRIITPLQDRFGAEIRTHYPQTIDEEIAVIRQEADLVAQVPEHLLEVLARFTRNLRESDAVDQRAGVSARFSIAGAETIAAAALHRATRQHEEVAVARPVDLETAVEVLGGKIEFETGEEGRERAILEHLLRTAVADTARAHLRGLDSRVLVEALHEGSTVMTGEQVPAAEVLAGMPILGESDLYDQVAERLDAQTPGERAGALELLLESLYLERRIGKDSAAGETVYG, encoded by the coding sequence ATGACACCGTCGCCTTCCGCGATCACCACGACCGGACAGCTGCGCGCCTCCGGGCACACCTTCCGTCCCCTGCGGATCGAGCTGCGCGAGAACCTGCTGGCCGCGCTCGCCGAGGACCGCGATCCGTGGCCGGGGATCCACGGCTTCGACACCACCGTCATCCCGCAGCTCGAGCGCGCCATCCTCGCTGGTCACGACGTCGTCCTCCTCGGCGAGCGGGGGCAGGGGAAGACGCGCCTGCTGCGCAGCCTCGTCGGCCTCCTCGACGAATGGTCTCCCGTCATCGAAGGCTCCGAGCTCGGCGAGCATCCGTTCCACCCGATCACGCCGGCATCCGTCCGTCGTGCGAGCGAGCTCGGCGACGATCTTCCGGTGACGTGGCGGCATCGATCGCAGCGGTACGCCGAGAAGCTCGCGACCCCCGACACCTCGGTCGCGGACCTCATCGGAGACGTCGACCCGATCAAGGTCGCCGAGGGTCGCTCGCTCGGCGACCCCGAGACGATCCACTTCGGCCTCGTCCCCCGCAGCCACCGCGGGATCGTCGCGATCAACGAGCTTCCCGACCTCGCCGAGCGGATCCAGGTCTCGCTCCTCAACGTCATGGAGGAACGCGACATCCAGATCCGCGGCTACCTCCTGCGGCTCGACCTCGACGTGCTCGTCGTCGCGACGGCCAACCCTGAGGACTACACGAACCGCGGCCGCATCATCACACCGCTGCAGGATCGGTTCGGCGCCGAGATCCGCACGCACTACCCCCAGACCATCGACGAGGAGATCGCGGTCATCCGGCAGGAGGCCGACCTCGTCGCGCAGGTTCCCGAGCACCTCCTCGAGGTGCTCGCCCGGTTCACGCGCAATCTGCGGGAATCGGATGCCGTGGACCAGCGCGCGGGCGTCTCGGCGCGGTTCTCGATCGCCGGCGCGGAGACGATCGCGGCGGCGGCCCTTCACCGCGCGACGCGTCAGCACGAAGAGGTCGCGGTCGCTCGTCCCGTCGACCTCGAGACCGCCGTCGAGGTGCTGGGCGGCAAGATCGAGTTCGAGACCGGTGAGGAGGGCCGAGAGCGCGCCATCCTCGAGCACCTGCTGCGCACCGCCGTCGCCGACACGGCCCGCGCGCACCTGCGGGGGCTCGACTCGCGGGTTCTCGTCGAGGCGCTGCACGAGGGCTCGACCGTCATGACCGGCGAGCAGGTGCCCGCGGCCGAGGTGCTCGCCGGAATGCCCATCCTCGGCGAGTCCGACCTCTACGACCAGGTCGCCGAACGGCTCGACGCCCAGACGCCCGGCGAGCGTGCCGGCGCGCTCGAGCTGCTGCTCGAGTCGCTCTACCTGGAGCGGCGCATCGGCAAGGACAGCGCGGCGGGAGAGACCGTCTATGGATGA
- a CDS encoding GNAT family N-acetyltransferase, with protein sequence MSTLDSARHDDTVLDNPAWHALTGPHAHFAIGGDLVRRYPEDVAPFVAVRTWEDPRVWDALAELAGPGAELGLSGSPSAPPAGWEVLGEGEGVQLVETDALRPRPDDEAILLGADDVPEMLALVERNQPGPFRPRTYELGRYIGIRREGKLVAMAGERLHPEGWTEISAVATDAEHRRQGLASRLVLDVAYHIRLRGDRALMHAAAGNVNAIAAYEKLGFVVRKHTVFSAVRTPEGVLADR encoded by the coding sequence ATGAGCACTCTCGACTCCGCCCGGCACGACGACACGGTGCTCGACAACCCGGCGTGGCACGCCCTCACGGGTCCGCACGCCCATTTCGCGATCGGCGGCGATCTCGTCCGCCGGTATCCGGAGGACGTCGCGCCGTTCGTCGCCGTGCGCACGTGGGAGGACCCGCGCGTGTGGGACGCGCTGGCCGAGCTCGCCGGCCCGGGTGCCGAACTCGGACTGTCCGGCAGCCCGTCCGCTCCCCCGGCCGGATGGGAGGTGCTCGGCGAGGGCGAGGGCGTGCAGCTGGTCGAGACGGATGCCTTGCGCCCGCGCCCCGACGACGAGGCGATCCTTCTGGGCGCCGACGACGTGCCCGAGATGCTGGCACTTGTCGAGCGGAACCAGCCCGGCCCGTTCCGGCCGCGGACCTATGAGCTCGGCCGGTACATCGGCATCCGTCGCGAAGGGAAGCTCGTCGCGATGGCGGGCGAGCGCCTGCATCCCGAGGGGTGGACCGAGATCAGCGCTGTGGCGACGGATGCCGAGCACCGCCGACAGGGTCTCGCCTCGCGACTCGTGCTCGACGTGGCGTACCACATCCGCCTTCGGGGCGATCGCGCGCTCATGCACGCGGCTGCCGGGAACGTCAACGCGATCGCGGCCTACGAGAAGCTCGGCTTCGTCGTGCGCAAGCACACCGTGTTCTCGGCCGTGCGCACTCCCGAGGGCGTCCTCGCGGATCGCTGA
- a CDS encoding S8 family serine peptidase: MSTRMKLACAASAALMSVAIAAGPIGTAAAATPAPPPDHHASASPDPDGPLSAGRHGLKDAGASSAGVQRQSADDGDLYLPPADPGFHTLDSTGSSDVVVAKLGDADTRLLQRAEVEKAKTVTVLLLARRNAVDDVVAAVLDAGGTVGSVTEKLGYVRATVPTDSVPDLAGLSGVKAIDLNRTYRVPAPDLAAGAAAPSLRGAAPAAPDASTPAANPYLPIDETGATAFVSAHPEWDGRGTVVGVLDTGVDVEHPALQTTSDGKPKIVDWVTSTDPIQDGDGSWVEMSATRSGPSFSYGGYSWTAPAGEFLVGYFYDLATSGSDFAGDLNRDGDVYDAYGVLYEPSTHRIWVDADDNHDFTDAPAMAPYAVDRQVGHFGADDPATPQNERIPFVVQYRDDVDLSPLGQPGETGTFVNIGLPSASHGTHVAGIVAATSMFGGEMHGAAPGAQIVSSRACTFEGGCTQAALTEGMIDLVLNRHVDVVNLSIGGLPALNDGSDVVADLYGQLIDEYGVQIIVAAGNDGLGSNTVSSPAVAGEAIAVAASVSSRTWWADYGATVTAEQGIFGFSSRGPAEDGALAPQLSAPGAAVSPIPMWLAGESVPETGYELPAGYGMLNGTSMAAPQVAGSAALLLSAAEAGSLTISPAALKTALTGTARLIPGIPTAAQGAGLIDTVAAWKQLAKKVSINDLRIAAPVCSALSGLLEKPDTGTGVYNRCLPSEGGQVTGTEKAYKVGVTRTSGPTGSVSHRVGWIGNDGTFSARSTLPLKKDKTADITVTALAKTSGVHSAIMTIDDPATNGIDQFVAVTVLATAPLAGPSYSVSDSGVLARGGTTSLLVPVPEGVEALQLTLEGIADGSQVRILPIDPEGMPADSNASNHCYTGYADPSGCEATARPVYRPMPGIWEFVIEARRTSATDANTYTATVSLQGMSVNPGSTTIDAVTMNAPTAVSLSGTNSFGPVEAHVAEGEIGTVVNLFSTVAQGEITANQLYVPRQATRLDVTLTPREPADLDFYVYFRGSPIGQSTTTGDSPERIVIDDPEPGTYVIVVAGVAVAGESVTFDYHEEMFSRGQGTVAPTSDTTFALEAGESMPVEGAVTVTARQLTGEPMVGRVRVANEYGTIIGAAAVRITTVEVPKLDLVSWAAPFVGSALTDDGVVAGDRQKDAKMTPTTWTPEDGFVDLDMDGGEYGSALGMNEDRTAVGVVSDDTGNFVPAQWAADGSLEVIGVPDWRPYWGGYATDVNEDGTVVGFAELTEQDAEGTWHNYSDAFARTADGAFVPLEHLSTDPSATQPRAVNAAGTVVGGSVTAEHDPHAVMWDAATGALRDLGTLPGHGAATAMDVNASGTVVGVSGDDAFVWTETTGMKRLADYGYDAAAEKVTDDGWVLGVVELAPYFAVSAMWDPQGRLWDLSGMVPLGSDEWFMPTYSFDINNRHQLMLYGEGGPDSAWSSSVLLAIPESLRE, translated from the coding sequence ATGAGCACACGCATGAAGCTCGCCTGCGCCGCATCCGCGGCGCTGATGTCGGTCGCGATAGCGGCCGGGCCCATCGGGACCGCCGCCGCCGCGACGCCGGCGCCGCCACCCGATCACCACGCCTCCGCCTCCCCCGATCCTGACGGCCCGCTCTCCGCAGGGCGGCATGGTCTGAAGGATGCGGGCGCGTCGTCGGCGGGGGTTCAGCGGCAGTCGGCCGACGACGGCGACCTGTACCTGCCCCCGGCGGATCCCGGTTTCCACACCCTCGACTCGACCGGGTCGTCCGACGTCGTCGTCGCGAAGCTCGGCGACGCCGACACGAGGCTCCTGCAGCGGGCCGAGGTGGAGAAGGCCAAGACCGTCACGGTCCTCCTGCTCGCGCGAAGGAACGCCGTCGACGACGTCGTCGCGGCCGTGCTCGATGCCGGGGGAACTGTCGGGTCGGTCACAGAGAAGCTCGGATACGTGCGGGCGACGGTGCCCACCGACAGCGTTCCCGACCTCGCCGGACTGTCGGGCGTCAAGGCGATCGACCTGAACCGCACCTATCGCGTGCCGGCGCCCGATCTCGCCGCCGGTGCCGCAGCGCCGTCGCTCCGTGGCGCCGCTCCGGCCGCACCCGACGCGAGCACCCCCGCAGCGAACCCGTATCTGCCGATCGACGAGACGGGCGCGACGGCGTTCGTGAGCGCACACCCCGAGTGGGACGGCCGCGGCACCGTCGTCGGCGTGCTCGACACGGGCGTCGACGTGGAGCATCCCGCCCTGCAGACGACGAGCGACGGCAAGCCGAAGATCGTCGACTGGGTCACCTCGACGGATCCCATCCAGGACGGCGACGGCTCGTGGGTCGAGATGTCGGCCACCCGGAGCGGTCCGTCGTTCTCCTACGGGGGATACTCGTGGACCGCGCCGGCGGGCGAGTTCCTCGTGGGCTACTTCTACGACCTCGCGACGTCCGGCAGCGACTTCGCGGGAGACCTCAACCGCGACGGAGACGTCTACGACGCGTACGGCGTGCTGTACGAGCCGTCGACGCACAGGATCTGGGTGGATGCCGACGACAACCACGACTTCACCGATGCCCCGGCGATGGCGCCGTACGCGGTGGACCGTCAGGTGGGCCACTTCGGTGCGGACGATCCGGCCACGCCCCAGAACGAGCGCATCCCGTTCGTCGTGCAGTATCGCGACGACGTCGACCTGTCGCCGCTCGGTCAGCCGGGTGAGACGGGAACGTTCGTCAACATCGGCCTGCCGTCCGCGTCGCACGGAACCCACGTCGCGGGCATCGTGGCGGCGACGTCGATGTTCGGCGGCGAGATGCACGGCGCAGCGCCCGGCGCGCAGATCGTGTCATCCCGGGCGTGCACCTTCGAGGGCGGCTGCACGCAGGCCGCACTGACCGAGGGCATGATCGACCTGGTCCTCAACAGGCACGTCGATGTCGTGAACCTCTCGATCGGCGGACTGCCCGCCCTGAACGACGGCTCCGACGTCGTCGCCGATCTGTACGGCCAGCTCATCGACGAGTACGGCGTGCAGATCATCGTCGCCGCGGGCAACGACGGCCTCGGAAGCAACACCGTCAGCTCTCCCGCGGTGGCCGGCGAGGCCATCGCGGTCGCGGCATCCGTCAGCTCCCGCACCTGGTGGGCTGACTACGGAGCCACCGTGACCGCGGAGCAGGGCATCTTCGGCTTCTCGTCGCGCGGTCCCGCCGAGGACGGCGCTCTCGCGCCCCAGCTGTCCGCGCCCGGGGCTGCCGTCTCGCCGATCCCGATGTGGCTCGCCGGAGAGTCGGTGCCCGAGACGGGCTATGAGCTGCCCGCCGGCTACGGCATGCTGAACGGCACGTCGATGGCCGCCCCGCAGGTCGCCGGCTCCGCGGCCCTGCTCCTGTCGGCGGCCGAGGCCGGCTCTCTGACGATCTCGCCCGCCGCCCTCAAGACGGCTCTGACCGGCACGGCGAGGCTGATCCCCGGCATCCCGACCGCGGCACAGGGAGCCGGCCTCATCGACACCGTCGCCGCGTGGAAGCAGCTCGCGAAGAAGGTCTCGATCAACGACCTCCGCATCGCAGCCCCCGTGTGCAGTGCGCTGTCGGGCCTGCTCGAGAAGCCGGACACCGGCACGGGCGTGTACAACCGCTGCCTGCCCTCCGAGGGCGGCCAGGTGACCGGCACGGAGAAGGCCTACAAGGTCGGCGTCACGCGCACGAGCGGACCGACGGGGAGTGTCTCGCACCGCGTGGGCTGGATCGGCAACGACGGCACGTTCAGCGCGCGTTCGACCCTGCCGCTCAAGAAGGACAAGACCGCCGACATCACGGTGACCGCGCTCGCCAAGACCTCGGGGGTGCACAGCGCCATCATGACGATCGACGACCCCGCGACGAACGGCATCGACCAATTCGTCGCCGTCACCGTCCTGGCTACGGCACCGCTCGCCGGTCCGTCCTACTCCGTGAGCGATTCGGGCGTCCTCGCCCGAGGCGGCACGACGTCTCTGCTCGTTCCCGTGCCGGAAGGCGTCGAAGCGCTGCAGCTGACGCTCGAGGGGATCGCGGACGGCAGCCAGGTGCGCATCCTCCCGATCGATCCGGAGGGCATGCCTGCCGACAGCAACGCGAGCAATCACTGCTACACCGGCTACGCCGACCCGTCGGGCTGCGAGGCCACGGCTCGCCCGGTGTACCGCCCGATGCCCGGCATCTGGGAGTTCGTGATCGAGGCGCGGCGCACGTCGGCGACCGACGCGAACACCTACACCGCGACCGTCTCGCTGCAGGGCATGAGCGTCAACCCCGGTTCGACCACGATCGACGCGGTGACGATGAATGCGCCGACCGCGGTCAGCCTGTCGGGCACGAACTCGTTCGGACCCGTCGAGGCGCATGTGGCCGAGGGTGAGATCGGGACCGTCGTCAACCTCTTCTCGACGGTCGCGCAGGGCGAGATCACCGCCAATCAGCTCTACGTCCCCCGCCAGGCGACGCGGCTCGACGTCACGCTCACTCCGCGCGAGCCGGCCGACCTCGACTTCTACGTCTACTTCCGCGGCAGCCCGATCGGGCAGAGCACGACGACGGGCGACTCACCGGAGCGGATCGTGATCGACGACCCCGAACCCGGGACGTACGTCATCGTCGTGGCCGGAGTCGCGGTCGCGGGAGAGAGCGTGACGTTCGACTACCACGAGGAGATGTTCTCGCGGGGCCAGGGCACCGTCGCGCCGACGTCGGACACGACGTTCGCGCTGGAGGCGGGCGAGTCGATGCCGGTCGAGGGAGCGGTCACCGTGACGGCTCGCCAGCTGACGGGCGAGCCCATGGTGGGGCGCGTGCGGGTCGCCAACGAGTACGGCACGATCATCGGGGCGGCCGCCGTGCGGATCACGACGGTCGAGGTGCCGAAACTCGATCTGGTCAGCTGGGCCGCGCCGTTCGTCGGCTCGGCCCTGACCGACGACGGTGTCGTGGCGGGCGATCGGCAGAAGGACGCCAAGATGACGCCGACGACGTGGACGCCCGAGGATGGCTTCGTCGATCTCGACATGGACGGCGGGGAGTACGGCTCGGCGCTCGGGATGAACGAGGACCGCACCGCCGTCGGGGTCGTGAGCGACGACACCGGGAACTTCGTCCCGGCACAGTGGGCGGCCGACGGATCGCTCGAGGTGATCGGCGTGCCCGACTGGCGGCCCTACTGGGGCGGCTACGCGACCGACGTCAACGAGGACGGCACCGTCGTCGGGTTCGCCGAGCTCACGGAGCAGGATGCCGAGGGCACCTGGCACAACTACAGCGATGCCTTCGCCCGCACGGCGGACGGCGCGTTCGTCCCGCTCGAGCACCTGTCCACCGACCCGTCGGCGACCCAGCCGCGTGCCGTCAACGCCGCGGGCACGGTCGTCGGCGGCTCGGTGACCGCGGAGCACGATCCGCACGCGGTGATGTGGGATGCCGCGACCGGCGCTCTGCGCGACCTCGGCACCCTCCCGGGCCACGGGGCCGCGACGGCGATGGACGTGAACGCCTCCGGAACCGTCGTCGGGGTCAGCGGCGACGACGCGTTCGTGTGGACCGAGACGACCGGCATGAAGCGCCTCGCGGACTACGGCTACGACGCGGCCGCGGAGAAGGTGACCGACGACGGCTGGGTGCTCGGCGTCGTCGAGCTCGCGCCCTACTTCGCCGTCTCGGCGATGTGGGATCCGCAGGGGCGACTGTGGGACCTCTCCGGCATGGTGCCGCTCGGGTCCGACGAATGGTTCATGCCGACGTACAGCTTCGACATCAACAACCGCCACCAGCTGATGCTGTACGGGGAGGGCGGACCGGACTCGGCATGGTCGAGCTCCGTGCTGCTCGCCATTCCCGAGTCGCTGCGCGAGTAG